The genomic stretch CGCCCCCTGCGCCGTCCGCCCGGGCTCCTGTCCCCGCCGCCGACCCGCCCCTGCCCGCCGGCTACTGGCCCGCGGCGCGCGTGGACGAGCTGCTCGCCAAGACCGAGACGCTGCGGCTCGCGCCGGACCTCTCCCGCCTCACCCCCGCCGAGCAGGGTGCGCTGCGCGACCTGCTCGAGGTGGGGCGCATCCTGCAGCGGCTCTACGAGGACTCGCGCCACCCGCAGGCGCTCGCGGCGCAGGACCGGCTCCAGAAGCTGGACGCGCGGCTGGGCAGCCCGCCGCGCACCCAGCGCCTGCTGCAGCTCTACCGCCTCTTCCAGGGCCCCATCGCCACCACGCTGGACAACAGCCGCGAGCCCTTCCTGCCGGTGGCCCCGCAGACGCCCGCGCGCAACGTGTACCCCGCGGACGCGACGCGCGAGGAGCTGGATGCCTTCCTCGCCGAGCACCCGGAGCGCAGCAGCGAGCTGATGCACGAGCGCACGGTGGTGCGGCGCGCGACCGCCGCGAACGTGGCGCGCGACCAGGCCACGCTGCAGCGCCACCCGGCGCTCGCGCTCCTGCACCCGCAGCTGCCCCCCCGCCTCAAGGCGCTCGCGGCGAACCCGGACGCGCGCGCCTTCTACGCCGTGCCCTACCCGGTCGCCTACGCGGACGCGATGGTGCGCGCCTACGGCCTGCTCGTGCACGCGGCGGACACGGTGCAGCCCAGCGACAGCGAGTTCGCCGGCTACCTGCGCAACCGCGCGCGCGACCTGCTCTCCAACGACTACGAGAGCGGCGACGCGGCGTGGGTGACGGGGCGCTTCAAGCGGCTCAACGCACAGCTGGGCGCGTACGAGACCTACGACGACGCGCTCTACGGCGTGAAGACCTTCCACGGGGTGAGCCTGCTGCTCACCGACGAGGAGGCCACCACCAACCTGCGCCGCGCGCTCGGCGGGCTGCAGGCGGTGGAGGACGCCCTGCCCTACCCCGCGCACAAGCGCGTGCGCGAGGACATCCCGGTGGGCGTGTACGAGGTCATCGCGGACTTCGGCCAGGCGCGCGGCACCAACACCGCGACGAACCTGCCCAACGAGCCGCTGTACTCGCGCCGCTACGGCCGCACCATCCTGCTGCGCGAGAACATCATGAAGAACCCGCGCCTCTTCGCGCAGGAGCAGCGCGTGTGGCGCACCGCCGTGGCCGAGGCCCACGGCAACGACCTCACCCCCGAGGGCCCCTTCCAGCGCACGCTGTGGCACGAGGTGGGCCACTACCTGGGCGCCGAGCGCGACGCGCAGGGGCGCACCCTGGACGAGGGGCTGCAGGACGACGCGGACGCGCTCGAGGAGATGAAGAGCGACCTGGTCTCGCTCTTCGCG from Aggregicoccus sp. 17bor-14 encodes the following:
- a CDS encoding NUDIX hydrolase, producing MHPLYAPALALALAAVPQAPSQAPAPPAPSARAPVPAADPPLPAGYWPAARVDELLAKTETLRLAPDLSRLTPAEQGALRDLLEVGRILQRLYEDSRHPQALAAQDRLQKLDARLGSPPRTQRLLQLYRLFQGPIATTLDNSREPFLPVAPQTPARNVYPADATREELDAFLAEHPERSSELMHERTVVRRATAANVARDQATLQRHPALALLHPQLPPRLKALAANPDARAFYAVPYPVAYADAMVRAYGLLVHAADTVQPSDSEFAGYLRNRARDLLSNDYESGDAAWVTGRFKRLNAQLGAYETYDDALYGVKTFHGVSLLLTDEEATTNLRRALGGLQAVEDALPYPAHKRVREDIPVGVYEVIADFGQARGTNTATNLPNEPLYSRRYGRTILLRENIMKNPRLFAQEQRVWRTAVAEAHGNDLTPEGPFQRTLWHEVGHYLGAERDAQGRTLDEGLQDDADALEEMKSDLVSLFALLRMGPPPPKGAPPREGGLDPATLRSVQASGILRTLQNNRPRKDQPYGQMQLVQFNWFRERGLIEVEPRTQRLVLHYERYPEAVQSLLKEVLALQLGGDKEAAARFFERWTQWTPEVHEPLAARIREAQGARYTLVRYGALGEQDEE